A region from the Benincasa hispida cultivar B227 chromosome 10, ASM972705v1, whole genome shotgun sequence genome encodes:
- the LOC120089398 gene encoding membrin-11-like gives MIDFRLTICNSISSSSFSSRISDLKKSKSLLLSVIPMSALEGGGGTLSEIYQSAKRLLLRTRDGLEKLERLEYTAASGLDSPELSFSIKRDITQIQSLCVEMDRLWRSVAAKSQRDLWKRKVEQVAEEADSMKQSLDKYFLRNQKRMMEAKERTELLGRASGDSAHILRIFDDEAQAMNSVRNSSRMLEEASATGEAILFKYSEQRDRLKRAQRKALDVLNTVGLSNSVLKLIERRHRVDNWIKYAGMILTIVVVFVFVRWIR, from the exons ATGATCGATTTTCGCTTAACTATCTGCaattctatttcttcttcttctttttcttctcgaATTTCAGATTTGAAGAAATCCAAATCTCTGTTACTCTCTGTGATTCCAATGTCGGCCTTGGAAGGAGGAGGAGGTACGCTTTCGGAGATATACCAGAGTGCGAAGAGGCTGTTGTTGAGGACTAGGGATGGGCTTGAGAAGCTGGAGCGTCTTGAGTACACGGCGGCTAGCGGCTTGGATTCCCCCGAGCTTTCCTTCTCGATCAAGAGGGATATTACTCAGATCCAGTCTCTCTGTGTGGAGATGGATAGGCTCTGGCGGTCTGTTGCGGCGAAATCTCAACGTGATTTGTGGAAAAG AAAGGTGGAACAGGTTGCTGAGGAGGCTGATTCTATGAAACAAAGTTTGGATAAGTATTTTCTTAGAAACCAGAAACGGATGATGGAAGCGAAAGAGAGAACAGAATTACTTGGAAGAGCT AGTGGTGACTCTGCTCACATTTTAAGAATTTTTGACGACGAGGCACAAGCTATGAACTCAGTTCGAAATTCATCACGGATGTTAGAGGAAGCTAGTGCAACCGGAGAAGCAATCCTTTTCAAATACTCTGAGCAGAGAGACCGCCTGAAG AGAGCACAAAGGAAGGCACTAGACGTCCTTAATACAGTGGGGCTCTCCAACTCTGTACTGAAACTCATTGAGAGACGACACCGAGTTGATAATTGGATTAAATATGCAGGCATGATTTTAACCATAGTAGTTGTGTTTGTTTTTGTTCGATGGATACGGTGA